A portion of the Pedobacter cryoconitis genome contains these proteins:
- the hemC gene encoding hydroxymethylbilane synthase: MKKLIIGTRGSDLALWQANYTKDKLAEIGVEAELKIIKTQGDKILNLRLDKLEGKGFFTKELEEELLGGSIDIAVHSHKDLPTTHPAGLTIAAVSEREDASELLLILKDCVDVTQKLSLKTGAQVGTSSNRRKAQLLALRTDLNIEDLRGNVNTRIQKLRDEKYDAILLAKAGVNRLNLDLSEFHMEVIDTTELIPAPAQGVLAIQIRENDHELFDVLQGIHDAATAEEIGVERKVLNLFEGGCHMPLGCYCKKENGKYEVWTSKALTADDFPNRLFFRVDSLEGLAEKIVAKYDKDRKLPARVFISREIGEHNYFRRALETNNIAIEGRSLIRTFPIVNVLDPFYLKHINWIFFSSRNGVEYFFKLKPVLPKHVKFGVVGRGSEDALRKHGHKADYVGESGDITEVAEDFAALVSNQTVLFPRAQDSLLSIQKSLAEDTKIIDLPIYETVMEENIDHTYADVLIFTSPSNVEAYFADNLLDPGQKVIAIGNSTGKKFEEMGVEYVLPYSPDEIGLAEAVFGIDIK; encoded by the coding sequence ATGAAGAAACTTATTATCGGAACAAGAGGCAGTGATCTTGCATTGTGGCAGGCCAATTATACGAAAGACAAACTTGCGGAAATTGGTGTCGAAGCAGAACTGAAGATCATTAAAACCCAGGGTGATAAAATATTAAACCTGAGGCTGGACAAACTTGAAGGAAAAGGTTTTTTTACCAAAGAGCTTGAAGAAGAACTATTAGGAGGCAGCATTGATATTGCTGTACACTCTCACAAGGATTTACCAACCACCCACCCTGCCGGATTAACAATTGCGGCAGTATCTGAAAGAGAAGATGCTTCAGAATTATTACTGATTTTGAAAGATTGTGTAGATGTTACGCAAAAACTTTCACTGAAAACAGGTGCACAGGTTGGTACATCATCTAACAGACGTAAAGCACAACTGCTTGCTTTGAGAACAGATCTTAACATTGAAGACTTACGTGGTAATGTAAACACCCGTATTCAAAAACTAAGAGATGAAAAGTATGATGCTATTTTACTGGCAAAAGCAGGTGTAAACCGGCTGAATCTTGATCTGTCTGAATTCCATATGGAAGTAATAGACACTACTGAACTGATCCCTGCTCCTGCACAAGGGGTACTGGCCATTCAGATCAGAGAAAATGACCATGAATTATTTGATGTGCTGCAAGGGATTCATGATGCAGCTACTGCAGAAGAGATTGGCGTAGAACGTAAAGTGCTGAACCTTTTTGAAGGTGGTTGCCATATGCCTTTAGGTTGTTACTGTAAAAAAGAAAACGGCAAATATGAGGTATGGACGTCCAAAGCATTAACGGCTGATGATTTTCCAAACCGCTTATTCTTCAGGGTAGATAGCCTGGAAGGATTGGCAGAAAAAATCGTAGCTAAATATGATAAAGACAGAAAGCTGCCTGCAAGGGTATTTATTTCCAGAGAAATCGGGGAACATAATTACTTCAGAAGAGCATTGGAGACCAATAATATAGCAATAGAAGGCAGATCATTGATCCGTACTTTTCCTATTGTCAATGTATTGGATCCTTTTTACCTGAAACATATCAACTGGATCTTTTTCAGTAGCCGTAATGGCGTAGAATACTTCTTTAAACTGAAGCCTGTATTGCCTAAACATGTGAAGTTTGGTGTAGTGGGCAGAGGGTCAGAAGATGCGCTTAGAAAACATGGTCATAAAGCTGATTATGTTGGTGAAAGTGGTGATATTACTGAGGTAGCGGAAGATTTTGCAGCATTGGTGAGCAATCAGACTGTTTTATTTCCACGTGCACAGGATTCATTGTTAAGCATTCAGAAATCATTAGCTGAAGACACAAAAATCATTGATCTGCCTATTTATGAGACAGTCATGGAAGAAAATATAGATCATACTTATGCTGATGTATTGATTTTTACCAGCCCATCCAATGTGGAAGCTTATTTCGCTGACAACTTACTGGATCCGGGACAAAAGGTAATTGCCATCGGAAATTCAACAGGAAAGAAATTTGAGGAAATGGGCGTGGAGTACGTCCTTCCTTATTCACCTGACGAAATCGGCCTTGCAGAAGCAGTATTCGGAATTGATATTAAATAA
- the hemB gene encoding porphobilinogen synthase encodes MLHRPRRLRKNPIVREMMAETKLSKDMFVYPYFIVPGNGVKHAIDSMPGVNHFSTDMLIRDVEKGLELGVNKIMLFGVGDEKSEDARSAYHDHSLVPAAVRELKKNFGDDLYVVTDVCVCSYTTHGHCGILKDDYVQNDETVEVIAKMALAHVQAGADMLAPSDMMDGRIGAMRNLLDQHGYVNAAIMSHATKFASAYYGPFREAADCAPSKGDRKAYQMDFRNPEEALREALLDQSEGADVLMVKPALAYMDVIHNLKQNTDLPIACYNVSGEYAMVKAAAQRGWIDEQKIVMETMYGFARAGASIITTYHIRDIVEKNWM; translated from the coding sequence ATGTTGCACCGTCCGCGTAGATTAAGAAAGAACCCAATTGTAAGAGAAATGATGGCCGAAACAAAACTGTCAAAAGACATGTTTGTTTATCCCTATTTCATAGTTCCTGGAAATGGAGTGAAACATGCTATTGATTCCATGCCTGGAGTAAACCATTTTTCAACGGATATGTTGATCAGAGATGTTGAAAAGGGGCTTGAACTGGGGGTAAACAAGATCATGCTTTTTGGTGTGGGGGATGAAAAATCTGAGGATGCACGTTCTGCTTACCATGATCATTCGCTGGTACCTGCTGCTGTCCGTGAATTAAAGAAAAACTTTGGGGATGATTTATATGTAGTTACTGATGTATGCGTTTGTTCTTATACTACACATGGTCATTGCGGTATTTTGAAAGATGATTACGTACAGAATGATGAAACGGTAGAAGTAATTGCTAAAATGGCTTTGGCACATGTGCAGGCTGGAGCAGATATGTTAGCGCCTTCAGATATGATGGACGGACGTATTGGTGCAATGCGGAATTTACTGGATCAGCATGGTTATGTGAACGCAGCGATTATGTCGCATGCCACTAAATTTGCTTCTGCTTATTACGGGCCGTTCAGAGAGGCTGCAGATTGTGCACCAAGTAAAGGAGACCGGAAGGCTTACCAGATGGATTTCAGAAATCCTGAGGAAGCATTACGTGAGGCGCTACTTGATCAGAGTGAGGGTGCGGATGTATTAATGGTTAAACCAGCATTGGCTTATATGGATGTAATTCATAACCTGAAGCAAAATACTGATTTGCCTATTGCCTGTTACAATGTATCGGGTGAGTATGCAATGGTGAAAGCGGCTGCACAAAGGGGCTGGATTGATGAACAAAAGATTGTAATGGAAACTATGTATGGCTTTGCACGTGCGGGAGCAAGCATAATTACCACTTACCATATAAGAGATATTGTAGAAAAGAACTGGATGTAA
- the hemL gene encoding glutamate-1-semialdehyde 2,1-aminomutase, giving the protein MLESLKKMFSGNEGDMPVNTGSKPDISREKSKELYEKAKTYFPGGVNSPVRAFKSVYGTPLFIQKGDGCFVWDADGNQFIDFCGSWGPLILGHNPPKVREKVIETMQNGMSFGAPTALENELAELIIKNNKHVEKIRFTSSGTEAVMSAIRLARGYTKRDKILKFEGCYHGHSDSLLVKAGSGLVTFGETSSLGVPKSFAEETIVIPLNDTEALTQAFAQFKDQLAAVIIEGIPANNGLLIQDPAYIEFLQKICKDNGTLLIFDEVITGFRLGFEGAAGYYNAKPDIVTYGKILGGGLPVGMYGASAEIMGHISPDGGVYQAGTLSGNPVAMSAGIAQLTELLKSGFYKELNAKATEFAEGIQRFATARSYKFKVFHVGSIFWFAFTDKDKIQCAEDIDPASMEKFKVMHRELLNRGIYLGPSGYEVGFVSAAHTKIELEKAKRAILEALDIVFRK; this is encoded by the coding sequence ATGTTAGAATCGTTAAAAAAGATGTTTTCCGGCAACGAAGGAGATATGCCTGTAAATACTGGAAGTAAACCAGATATTTCAAGAGAGAAATCCAAAGAGCTGTATGAAAAGGCAAAAACCTATTTTCCTGGTGGCGTAAATTCACCGGTAAGAGCGTTTAAATCTGTTTACGGAACGCCATTGTTCATTCAAAAAGGTGATGGATGTTTTGTCTGGGATGCTGATGGAAATCAATTTATTGATTTTTGCGGTAGCTGGGGCCCTTTAATTCTAGGTCATAATCCTCCTAAAGTAAGAGAGAAAGTAATTGAAACCATGCAGAATGGGATGAGTTTCGGTGCACCTACTGCTTTGGAAAATGAGTTGGCTGAACTGATCATCAAAAATAACAAACACGTAGAGAAAATTCGTTTTACGAGTTCTGGTACGGAAGCGGTAATGTCTGCGATCCGTCTGGCACGTGGTTACACCAAAAGAGATAAAATCCTGAAATTTGAGGGTTGTTATCATGGGCACAGTGATTCATTATTAGTAAAAGCGGGTTCAGGTCTGGTTACTTTTGGTGAAACTTCGTCTTTAGGTGTTCCTAAATCTTTTGCGGAAGAAACAATTGTGATCCCTTTAAATGATACGGAAGCTTTAACACAAGCTTTTGCTCAGTTTAAAGATCAGCTTGCTGCGGTAATTATTGAAGGTATTCCTGCAAATAATGGGTTACTGATCCAAGATCCGGCTTATATTGAATTCCTGCAGAAAATCTGTAAGGACAATGGTACTTTGCTGATTTTTGATGAGGTAATTACAGGTTTCCGTTTAGGTTTTGAAGGTGCTGCGGGTTATTACAATGCTAAACCGGATATCGTTACTTACGGTAAGATATTAGGTGGTGGTTTACCTGTAGGAATGTACGGGGCTTCTGCCGAAATCATGGGGCATATTTCTCCCGATGGTGGTGTTTACCAGGCGGGTACTTTATCAGGAAACCCTGTAGCCATGTCGGCGGGTATTGCCCAATTGACTGAATTATTAAAATCAGGATTTTATAAAGAGCTGAATGCAAAAGCTACTGAATTTGCAGAGGGTATCCAGCGTTTTGCTACGGCAAGAAGCTATAAATTCAAAGTATTTCATGTAGGTTCTATTTTCTGGTTTGCTTTTACGGACAAGGATAAAATACAGTGTGCGGAAGATATTGATCCTGCTAGTATGGAGAAATTTAAAGTGATGCACCGTGAATTGCTAAACAGAGGTATTTATTTAGGCCCTTCTGGTTACGAGGTAGGATTTGTTTCTGCAGCGCATACAAAAATAGAGTTGGAAAAAGCTAAAAGAGCGATTCTTGAAGCGCTGGACATTGTTTTTAGGAAATAA
- a CDS encoding sensor histidine kinase, which produces MKKSIIIFYFMLLYSLVQLISWGTLVVKLQPSRMAMVMGEGSVFLFLLCVGAYFLHQSIKKEDLLREQQQNFLLSVTHELKSPLAAIKLSLQTIVKRDLDKARQTSLLNNSLKDIERLDDLVENMLLATKIENRSYSFPKEEFDFSELVTKITDRLQIHSCGCEQVINPVIQPNVIVLGDPFTLSSVVTNLVENAVKYSGPCAEVGVELGMRDGHPFLSVSDRGPGIPDAEKMLIFDKFYRVGEENTRKAKGTGLGLFIVKEVLQKHDADISVRDNVPQGTIFEITFS; this is translated from the coding sequence TTGAAGAAATCAATAATCATATTTTATTTCATGTTGCTGTACTCTTTGGTGCAGCTGATCTCCTGGGGAACGCTTGTGGTGAAGCTCCAGCCTTCCAGAATGGCCATGGTTATGGGAGAGGGATCTGTGTTTTTGTTTCTTTTGTGTGTTGGGGCTTATTTCCTGCACCAGTCGATCAAAAAGGAAGATCTGTTAAGAGAGCAGCAGCAGAATTTCCTGCTATCTGTTACACATGAATTGAAATCGCCTTTGGCAGCTATTAAATTATCACTTCAGACTATCGTGAAGCGTGATCTGGATAAAGCGCGTCAGACTTCTTTACTGAACAATTCATTAAAGGATATTGAACGCCTGGATGATCTGGTAGAAAATATGCTGCTGGCTACAAAAATTGAAAACCGCTCGTATTCCTTCCCTAAGGAAGAGTTTGATTTTTCAGAACTGGTTACCAAAATAACTGACAGGTTACAAATTCATTCTTGCGGATGTGAACAGGTGATTAATCCTGTGATCCAGCCGAATGTGATTGTTTTGGGTGATCCATTTACCCTTTCATCTGTGGTGACTAACCTGGTAGAAAATGCGGTGAAATATTCTGGCCCATGTGCTGAAGTGGGGGTTGAACTGGGAATGCGTGATGGACATCCTTTCCTGAGTGTTTCTGATAGAGGGCCTGGTATTCCGGATGCGGAAAAAATGCTCATATTTGATAAGTTTTACCGCGTTGGTGAAGAGAACACAAGGAAAGCGAAAGGAACTGGACTGGGATTGTTTATAGTCAAAGAAGTTTTGCAAAAACATGACGCTGATATCAGCGTCAGAGACAATGTGCCGCAGGGTACGATTTTTGAAATCACATTTAGTTGA
- a CDS encoding response regulator transcription factor codes for MQQKLRILLVEDEDHLLDAIKLNLELEGYKVHAVKDGKTALKIFKEERFNLIILDVMLPEMDGFQVCETIRLENTEVPILFLTAKNTSEDRVMGLKKGADDYLVKPFNLEELILRVGILVKRSMKSDDLKELNSYKIGEKTIYFNSFELKQDDGVIVPLTKKETMLLKLLIERKNEAVSREQILETVWNYDVYPSTRTIDNFILTFRKYFEPDQKNPVYFHSIRGVGYKFTDIHH; via the coding sequence ATGCAACAGAAATTAAGAATTTTATTGGTCGAAGATGAAGACCATTTATTAGATGCTATAAAATTAAACCTTGAATTAGAAGGTTACAAAGTCCATGCAGTGAAGGATGGTAAAACCGCTTTGAAGATTTTCAAAGAGGAACGTTTTAACCTGATTATCCTGGATGTGATGCTTCCAGAAATGGATGGTTTCCAGGTTTGTGAAACTATACGTTTAGAAAACACCGAGGTCCCTATTTTATTTTTAACGGCTAAAAACACAAGTGAAGACCGTGTAATGGGCCTTAAAAAAGGTGCTGATGATTATTTAGTGAAGCCTTTCAATTTAGAAGAGCTGATCTTAAGAGTTGGTATCCTGGTTAAACGCAGTATGAAGTCTGACGATTTAAAAGAATTAAATTCTTATAAAATCGGTGAGAAGACTATCTATTTCAATTCGTTCGAACTGAAACAGGATGATGGTGTGATTGTGCCTTTAACTAAAAAGGAAACCATGTTGCTTAAGTTACTGATTGAGCGTAAAAACGAAGCAGTTTCAAGAGAGCAGATTCTGGAAACTGTTTGGAATTATGATGTTTATCCTTCGACGCGTACGATTGATAATTTTATCCTTACTTTCCGTAAATATTTTGAACCAGATCAGAAAAACCCGGTTTATTTCCACTCAATCCGTGGTGTAGGCTATAAATTTACGGATATCCATCACTAA
- a CDS encoding tetratricopeptide repeat protein translates to MYNAKGRYALMAIFVIAAGVCLFYDEFQLAVILGLMAGFVVWSHFKSSSILIASKYFKNGDYDKAEKLLAEVPNPDRLAKNRRGYYEFMIANIALKKEDYQAAEYHFQVASRFPLGTKSDKSFVLIHLANLALRKKDKVRALAYADKAKDLANTERTKEIINKIEKEANSLPTN, encoded by the coding sequence ATGTATAACGCAAAAGGCAGGTATGCTCTAATGGCAATTTTTGTTATTGCCGCTGGGGTGTGCCTTTTTTATGATGAGTTCCAGCTGGCAGTAATCTTAGGATTAATGGCTGGATTTGTAGTCTGGAGCCATTTTAAAAGCAGCTCCATCTTAATTGCTTCGAAGTATTTTAAGAACGGTGATTACGATAAAGCTGAGAAATTATTGGCAGAAGTGCCAAATCCGGATCGTCTGGCTAAAAACAGACGGGGTTACTACGAATTTATGATTGCGAATATAGCGCTGAAGAAGGAGGATTACCAGGCTGCCGAATATCATTTTCAGGTGGCGAGCAGGTTCCCTCTGGGCACAAAAAGCGATAAGTCTTTTGTATTGATACACCTGGCTAATCTTGCGCTGCGTAAAAAAGATAAAGTAAGAGCATTGGCTTATGCTGATAAGGCAAAGGATCTTGCAAATACAGAGAGAACGAAAGAGATAATTAATAAAATAGAAAAAGAAGCAAATAGCTTACCAACAAATTAA
- the hemE gene encoding uroporphyrinogen decarboxylase, whose protein sequence is MNTLFLDAAWSKQTERPPVWMMRQAGRFMPEYWEIKNKYSFLEMCKTPEIAADVTMLPVDLLGIDAAILFCDILVTGEAMGGDLSFTQGIGPRFANPVRTLKDVENLNVDCLDQLQYVADAIKVIQQRLNGSIPLIGFAGAPFTVMSYLVEGASSKDFKLTKLLMHNHPEVAHKLLAKIAKVTADYLNLQIAAGVNAVQIFDSWAMALSWNDYQEFSHRYIQEIIANLNRKDIPVISFCKGSSVFAPIMATAKPDVISVDWNADLLNIKQALPAGIAVQGNLDPHILYAEQPVIKKHILQLFERMRGEKGFIFNLGHGIMPDIPFDNVKYAIDFIKEFRY, encoded by the coding sequence ATGAACACTTTATTTTTAGATGCAGCATGGTCCAAACAAACTGAACGCCCACCGGTATGGATGATGCGTCAGGCTGGTCGTTTCATGCCAGAATATTGGGAGATTAAAAACAAGTATTCATTCTTAGAAATGTGCAAAACGCCTGAGATTGCTGCTGATGTAACGATGTTACCGGTAGATTTATTGGGTATTGATGCGGCTATTCTGTTTTGTGATATATTGGTTACGGGTGAGGCAATGGGTGGTGATCTGAGCTTTACGCAAGGTATTGGACCACGTTTTGCAAATCCTGTACGTACGTTGAAGGATGTAGAAAACCTGAATGTTGATTGTTTAGATCAGCTGCAGTATGTTGCTGATGCGATTAAAGTAATTCAGCAGCGTTTGAATGGAAGTATTCCACTGATTGGTTTTGCTGGTGCTCCGTTTACGGTAATGAGTTACCTGGTAGAGGGTGCTTCTTCGAAGGATTTCAAATTAACAAAGTTGTTGATGCATAATCATCCTGAGGTTGCGCACAAATTGTTAGCGAAAATTGCAAAGGTAACTGCTGATTATCTGAATTTGCAGATTGCTGCTGGTGTGAATGCGGTACAGATTTTTGATAGCTGGGCTATGGCTTTGTCATGGAATGATTATCAGGAGTTTTCGCATCGTTATATTCAGGAGATCATTGCTAATCTAAATAGAAAAGATATTCCTGTAATTTCTTTCTGTAAGGGTAGTTCTGTGTTTGCGCCGATTATGGCTACTGCAAAACCGGATGTGATTTCTGTAGATTGGAATGCTGATTTATTAAATATTAAACAGGCTTTACCTGCTGGTATTGCTGTCCAGGGAAATCTTGATCCGCATATTTTATATGCTGAGCAGCCGGTGATTAAGAAACATATTTTACAGTTGTTTGAGCGTATGCGCGGTGAGAAAGGGTTTATATTTAACTTGGGTCATGGTATCATGCCTGATATTCCTTTTGATAATGTGAAGTATGCGATTGATTTCATTAAAGAATTCCGCTATTAA
- a CDS encoding CopD family protein, which yields MDSYYPYVLSVHIIFVVSWMAGLFYSVRLFIYHTEANDRPEVEKEILQKEFIKIEHKLWHIITNPAMTFAVLAGIGMICIRPGLLSTPWLHVKLGFVLLLLVYHFICQRLMKQMKSGVFKLSSFKLRLWNEVATVLLVAIVFTVVLKSAVDWVYGLIGLIVFSGGIMMAVKLYKNYRQKRGE from the coding sequence ATGGACTCTTATTATCCATATGTGCTTTCTGTCCATATCATCTTTGTGGTGAGCTGGATGGCTGGGTTATTTTATAGTGTGAGGTTATTTATTTATCATACGGAAGCGAATGATCGTCCTGAAGTTGAGAAAGAGATTCTTCAGAAGGAGTTTATTAAGATAGAACATAAGTTGTGGCATATTATTACGAATCCGGCGATGACTTTTGCTGTTCTTGCGGGAATAGGAATGATTTGTATCAGACCGGGTTTGTTAAGTACGCCCTGGTTACATGTAAAGCTTGGTTTTGTTTTGTTATTGCTGGTTTATCATTTTATTTGTCAGCGGTTAATGAAACAGATGAAGAGTGGGGTTTTTAAACTGAGTTCTTTTAAGCTGAGGTTGTGGAATGAGGTGGCTACGGTTTTATTGGTAGCGATCGTTTTTACGGTGGTGTTGAAGAGTGCGGTTGACTGGGTTTATGGGTTGATCGGATTGATCGTGTTTTCTGGGGGAATTATGATGGCTGTTAAGTTGTACAAGAATTATCGTCAGAAACGGGGAGAGTAA
- a CDS encoding outer membrane beta-barrel protein, with product MKKNLLKTLMLTGLMGVACLTAAAQSNDNVDTTVVQTAKTSVKSRKYNLQMSFGRNEDSVKNVSAPKGQFGYALTFTRLDIGFSRLIDNGSFKLSPKNDFLDYRGIKTSTISFDLAYFGYRFNPNFRIYAAAGFDWTLIRLEKNITIQKNTPDLTYVEESIDFSKNRFSSSYVHIPLNFEFRTNENQRGKRFYFVVGPEVSFLLNGKVKQISEERGKQKFRNDYDFQKVRLGGTLRVGYSGIGLFTKYYFNDMFDTEAQKGLKNLAFGITFGIH from the coding sequence ATGAAGAAGAATTTACTAAAGACTTTAATGTTGACTGGATTGATGGGAGTGGCTTGTTTAACGGCTGCTGCGCAATCCAATGATAATGTGGATACAACAGTGGTACAGACTGCTAAAACTTCTGTAAAGAGCCGGAAATACAATTTGCAGATGTCTTTTGGACGTAATGAGGATAGTGTTAAGAATGTTTCTGCTCCTAAGGGGCAGTTTGGCTACGCACTTACTTTTACGAGGCTGGATATTGGTTTTTCAAGATTGATTGATAATGGAAGTTTTAAGCTTTCTCCTAAAAATGATTTTCTGGATTACAGGGGGATCAAAACGAGTACGATATCTTTTGATTTGGCGTACTTTGGGTATCGCTTCAATCCTAATTTCAGAATTTATGCAGCGGCAGGGTTTGATTGGACTTTGATAAGGTTGGAAAAGAATATTACGATTCAGAAGAATACGCCGGATCTTACTTATGTGGAGGAATCGATTGATTTTAGTAAGAATAGATTTTCGAGTAGTTATGTGCATATTCCACTGAATTTTGAGTTCAGAACAAACGAAAATCAAAGGGGAAAAAGATTTTATTTTGTTGTTGGGCCTGAGGTGAGCTTTTTACTGAATGGAAAGGTTAAGCAGATTAGTGAGGAGCGTGGTAAGCAGAAGTTCAGGAATGATTATGATTTTCAAAAGGTTCGTTTAGGCGGTACGTTGAGAGTAGGATATTCGGGGATTGGTTTGTTTACTAAGTATTATTTCAATGATATGTTTGATACTGAGGCACAGAAGGGGCTTAAGAATTTAGCTTTCGGTATTACCTTCGGGATTCATTAG
- a CDS encoding ABC transporter ATP-binding protein has protein sequence MDEIIISVRQLTKQYQTEQASGIRNITFDIKRGDIIAVIGESGSGKSTLLKSIFGLLKVDEGEVLLNGKRVLGPHEQLIPGHKEMEIVTQDFSLNIYAKVYDNIASVLSNTDVKGKQEKTVRMMEHLHIDHLRNKKITELSGGEQQRVAIARALVTDTSVLLLDEPFSQVDALLKNQLRADIKRIAAETGVTVIIVSHDPADGLFLADELILMKDGMLIQKGRPEHVYNHPEHIYTAQLLGNAVVLKPEDAIKLGLQAKQQSVVFYPEWVELKGGWNSKRYEVKDVYYKGFYEELLLERNGVIIRAIQLNRGEHKKNDHVQANIGRFLEF, from the coding sequence GTGGACGAAATTATCATCAGCGTTAGACAACTAACTAAGCAATATCAAACTGAACAGGCTTCAGGAATCAGAAATATCACTTTCGACATTAAGCGTGGAGACATCATTGCGGTGATCGGGGAGAGTGGTAGTGGAAAGTCCACTTTGTTAAAGTCCATTTTTGGTTTGCTGAAGGTTGATGAGGGGGAGGTTCTGTTGAATGGTAAGCGTGTGCTTGGGCCACATGAACAGCTTATTCCCGGACACAAGGAAATGGAGATCGTGACTCAGGATTTTTCACTGAATATTTATGCAAAGGTGTATGATAATATTGCTTCTGTGCTGTCTAATACGGATGTAAAGGGCAAGCAGGAGAAAACGGTGAGGATGATGGAGCATTTACATATTGATCATCTGAGGAATAAAAAGATAACTGAACTGAGCGGGGGTGAGCAGCAGCGTGTGGCGATTGCCAGGGCTTTGGTTACGGATACGAGTGTTTTGTTATTGGATGAGCCTTTTAGCCAGGTGGACGCATTGTTGAAGAATCAATTGCGTGCGGACATTAAGCGAATTGCTGCTGAAACAGGAGTGACAGTGATCATTGTGTCTCATGATCCTGCTGATGGATTATTTCTGGCAGATGAGTTGATCTTGATGAAGGATGGTATGCTGATTCAAAAGGGTAGACCTGAGCATGTTTATAATCATCCAGAACATATTTATACTGCACAGTTATTGGGGAATGCGGTTGTGCTGAAGCCGGAGGACGCGATTAAGTTAGGGCTTCAGGCTAAGCAGCAGTCTGTGGTGTTTTACCCGGAGTGGGTAGAGTTAAAGGGTGGGTGGAATAGTAAAAGGTACGAGGTAAAGGATGTTTACTATAAGGGCTTTTATGAAGAATTGTTGCTGGAGAGAAATGGTGTGATCATCAGGGCCATTCAGCTGAACAGGGGAGAGCATAAAAAAAACGACCACGTTCAGGCGAACATTGGTCGTTTTTTAGAGTTTTAA
- a CDS encoding M12 family metallopeptidase produces the protein MAHWEAKTKLTFTVRTNQANYIRFVVGFGCSLSLGMIGGAQKLNLSSSCSAGNAIHEIGHALRLIHEQSRTDRDDYVIINKDNIEAGYEHNFDTWADRGYTGGQTGAFDFGSIMMYPSSAFSSNGEPTITELDGATFGSQRTALSAGDLAGFKYLYPGYAL, from the coding sequence ATAGCGCACTGGGAAGCTAAAACCAAGTTAACTTTTACAGTGCGTACCAACCAGGCAAATTATATCAGGTTTGTAGTTGGTTTTGGTTGTTCTTTATCTTTGGGAATGATTGGAGGAGCTCAGAAATTAAATTTGTCATCGAGCTGTTCGGCTGGTAATGCTATACATGAGATAGGACATGCGCTGAGATTAATCCATGAGCAAAGCCGAACTGACCGCGATGATTATGTAATTATCAATAAGGACAATATTGAGGCGGGTTATGAGCATAATTTTGATACCTGGGCAGATAGGGGCTATACTGGTGGACAAACTGGTGCCTTTGATTTTGGATCAATTATGATGTATCCTTCTAGTGCTTTTTCTAGCAATGGTGAACCAACGATTACAGAACTTGACGGGGCTACTTTTGGTTCACAAAGAACAGCTTTATCTGCTGGAGATCTGGCAGGATTCAAATATTTGTATCCAGGTTACGCACTGTAG